The Desulfovibrio inopinatus DSM 10711 genome segment GTCAACATTTGACGCGGAGCTCGGAAGAAGCTTCCGGTAAAACAGTAGTCGCTTGCAAGATCAGGGTTGGAAATACCGTTGGCAAATCGATCGATATTGGCGGCAATGCGGATGACCGGAACTGGAACGCCAAGTCTACTCGATAACGCCTTGGATGCCGCATCGGAGCCGGCCCACACTTGATCGAATTCATTCAGTTCGGGTTTTTCCAGCCACGCATCAAACCAATTTCGTGCCCAGGCGATGACAAGCAAGTTAGGATTGGATTGTTCTCGCTTGATTTTGAGCGGATTGAACGTGTGCAAGAGCGCAATCGCGACATCGAAGTGTTCGAGATTGTACCATTGGTTTGGTTCGAGAAAATGAATCTCCCAACCATACTCTTCTTGCAGTGCTTGGCCCAACTCAAGTGCAGTGAAAAAGTCCGCTTTTGCTCCTGATAATTCAGTTGCACTCACAAGAAATGCAAGACGCAACGGTGCATGACGGAAAAATAAATCGCCATCAAGTCGTTCTTTTCTATTCTTATCCAGAAGGTAATAGCCAAAACGGTTTTGCAGCAAGCCAAAGTTCTTACTGATGCGTTTCTTCATATCTTCATTGAGAAGAGAACGGGAAGCGCTTCGATGGTGATACGCTGTCAGAGTATGTGCGCTCACAAGGGATTTGTTGAGTGCTGTTTGCAACTTGAGGCACAGGTCCACATCCTCATACCCGTAAAAATAGCGCTCTTCAAAGCCGCCCACCGCAAGGTAGTCACTTTTGCGTACCATCAAGGCCGCTGCTGTAAGGCATGGTTCTTGGGTAAGTTTTTCAGCTCCACCGGTGGTATGTAAGGGAAGTTCAAAGGGGATAAATGGTTTGTGAGGATTGCAGAAGGAAAATTTAACACTGACATGCTGCGATGGTTCCTCATCTATGAGAGCAAACCCGAGACTCCTGCCGACTTTGATATTTTCGTCAAGTCCGCCAAAATCAGGGGTAAGAAGACGTAATCCTACTGCAGCCACATCGGGGTCATGGAGATGTTGCGCCAACGGGCCAAGGATATCATCGCGGAAGATGATGTCATTATTAATAATGAAAAGAAATTCTGCATCAGTAAATTTCACGCCGTAGTTATTCGATGCGGAAAACGAATAGTTATGTCTACGGTTGAGAAATCGTACGGGGAGGGACTGACCATACCGTTCACTGATTTCCTGGGATAAATCGTCTGACCCGTGGTCGACAATCAGGATTTCGAAGTTGGGGTATGTGTTGACTCTTGCGAAACTTTGAAAAAAATCTTCAAGATAGTCTTCGCCGTTTTGATTGAGAACAATAAGGCCAATTTTAGGAAGCTGTTCGGCCGAATCAGTGGAGGAAGCTGTCTGCCCCGTACGAGTTGACTCGGCAGTGACCACGCCATGGCCTTTCTCCACTTCGCTTAACGGGAGGCCGGGAGGGCCGAAATAGGCTACGAGCGGAGAGCCGGGAAGCTGGGAACCGGTTTCGCGAAATCGTGCAGTGATCAATATGCTTTTGGAGTGGCAGAATTGGGGAGGAATCTCGTAATGAAAACCGTGGTATCCTTTGGACCCGAGGCTTTTTCCAACATCGGTACGTAAAATGTCACAGACAACAGATCCTGTATAAAATAAATTTATAAAAATATCAACCACTTGTGGTCTTTCTGTCTCGTCTGTTTTCGCGGCCCAGCCTCCGATACTACGGCCGCTTGGTTTATCGAGATGTCCTTTGTACTCTCCAACAATAGGGGTGTTGTCGTCGTTCATCCCCAGTGTTTTGAGTTGGTTACTTGCTTCTGGAGTAAGCTCAAGCACCGTAGATGTATCACGAAGGAGTACTTTGAAACGCGGGGCCTCGGTTGCCATGAGCGGGCGATCGAGTTTGACATCGAATCCGTAAAAGCCGCTCCCGCCAACTAATTCGAGAACATCGGGACGATAGATTGACGTTTCGGCAGACCCAAGAAGCTCATCTCCAACGTACACATCGACCACAGTTGCACGATTCTGTGCAGCAAATGATCGAGCCCAACCCGATACCACGAGTGTATCCACTTGATCGACGACGCCCTGACCACCGAGTAAGCCATTGACCCGAATGGGAGACCCCGGTAGCGGCCGTTGAGAGTAACGCTCTACGAGGGTGATGGTGTGTTCTTGCCCATCAATGAGTGATTCCGGCAAGTCGCAGTCAAAACCGATTTTCTTCGTCACCCCCGGTGGGAGAGGGTGCCGTGTCCGTATTGAACACGTAATCGTGTCGATAATTTTTTTGTTTTCATCGACAACAAGGATGTCGGTGGGATTCTCAGGATGCTTGAGGCTTACCGCTATTCCACTGATGTGCATATCCTGATGGGTATGCAAGCTCCCTATGAATCCACGTGTTTGGAGTATTTCACGAAGGTGTGCGGGGGCTATGGCTTCTGCAAAAGGAACTGTTTCGTTCGTTCCAACAACGCGGACTTCGAGATTGCCGAAAGAAAGATAAAGAAAATCGAGTTCTGTTATGGGGAGAGAAAAGCCGTGTGGAACGGTGGAGACATCCTGGCGATCAATGTTTGCCGGGGCTGAGGAGATTTGTTTATCACCGCACCATAATTCCACGGTGAGTTGAACGTTGTCGTTATCCGTACGTCGTACATGGCCTTCAACTCGACCGGATGTAATGCGTTCAACAAGTCCTTGCGTGATTTTCTCGGTGTTCGACACGTGCATTCCTCATTTCGGTTTTATCTTGGTAGCCTTGCTTCGAGGCTTGGCGTTGTTTTGTAACGTGCTTTCCATCAATACTGTACTGTTTTATTCAGGCATCCATCTTTAAGTGTATGTTGGTGGTCAGGCTGCGCGTGCGCAACATTGCGTCAATAGTATGGAGCAGGTCATCAATGGACACGCTGAAGTGTCCAGACTCTTCTTTACTGGGGGTCGCTTCAATATAAGCATATCGTAAGCCTTGAATCGCTGCAAAGGACGCGGCCTGCGGCAAGCGGAGTTGACGCAAGCCAATATGAAGAACCTGGCAGCCCGGTGAACCGAAAAGAATATTAACAAGAGAGTCTGTGTGCGCTCCAACAATGAATCGTGCATTGTGGATCGTTTGGATGATTTCATGGACAGTGGATTCGAGAGGATCAAGGATGTAGAAGCCTGCTTCTTGAAGGCGACGAATGACCTCCGCTTCATTGGAAAATTGCGAAATTTCTCCAAAGCGCTTGAGATAAACAAGTGAGCGATCGCTATGCGTGGAAGCAGAATTTGTCGTCGAGGATCGCTTGATCATTTCTTGAAATATCCAACCCAGTGCAGGGTGAGGTCCCATCGGCGTTTTGAGAAGTGATGAAGCAATGTAGAGTTCGTTGACGCGTGATACAGCTAAATGTGGCCATATCAGGAGATCTTCTTCTTGAATGCCTGCCAAATTGAGTAAGTCGAATTGCCAGTCTTCCAATGCTGGTGTCAGATACTTGGCCCCGGTACGAGCTACGGTATCTCGAAGTACAAGGATGTTGGGGAGGCAATAGGCGAGAAAATGAGAATATGATGTCGACGAAACCGGTGTCGCTAATAAGGCAACTGGTGTTTCGATGTCGGGACCATGTCCAATTTCTTTAATATAGTAAAAATCGTTTCCCCAGTGAGAAACTTTTCCGATGCGTAAGCTATTGAATGCCTGTTCAAAATAGCATGTTTCTCGCACCAAACTTGCGTTTTCCAGAAAAACGACGCCGTCAGGCATGCATACAAAAGCATTTTGGAGTTTTCGGCAATGTGTTTCCGGAGCGCGATAGTTGACAATCGGGACTTGGGATAATGGCAGCGGATTGGCATCCAAAGTCGGAGTATCGAGGAATACCTGATTATTGAAATCGCGGGCCGGTATAGACCCCTTCTGTACGTCATCCAAGAGAGGAATATCGTCGGTAATGGAGACTGAGTGTATCGGGCCACTGACCAACGGAGGCTGTTTCGATCCCAAAAGAGGTTCGACAGTAACAGGACTCTTCTGAAAAGAATGCTGACAGAACGAAAACCGAACGTCGATACGAGTTTTCGTAGTTAAAGCAGCGGTCGGGTTTATAGGAATGACTGTATCGATGGCGTTTTGATTTGGAGAAAATGGTATAAATTTTCGATTCACAAGAACTTCATCGGCAAACACGTCCACTGTGACCTGCCGAATTGCCGTATTGCTGCGCCGAATAATAATGTGAGCACAGTTATTGACAACACCAATAAGCTGTCCAACAGGCATAATCGCACGCTTGAACCGTCGATCTGCATCGCGTGTAATTTCATTGTACTTGCGAAGGTATAACTCGTAGGCCTCCGTGCTGCGTAGAATATATTGTGCAAACTGACCATCTGGTGATTCTTTGATGTTATGCAGTGCCTCTTCGGCTTCCGTTGGCGTTGGCCTATGGAAGTGAATAATTTTCGCTTTTGGTTCAATCCCCCAATACGGTTTCCAGGCAAAGGTATGGGGGAGTTCTTCACAGACGCCTTGGTAATAACTGGCCATGGGGTCTGCACCGGGCGCTGATAACGCAGGAAGACACGCCGCAAGATAACGATAAAAATCGTCGCGCGTTGCTCGAACCGCCGGAACATTGATCACCATGACTCCCGAAGAAGTTGTATGAGCGGAGTCACGCTCCAAACTTGGGGCCATGGCGATATATTGAGGTGTTACAGCATCAAAAGAAGCCTCTTTGAGGAAAAGGACACCAATGTCCGAATACAGGACAAACTCATCCTCTTGCTCCATGAGCGAGATGTCGGACCGGAGCAAGAGAGGGTTGGCCGGATTGATACCGTGCTCCATCCAGTTGGCAATCTGAAAATAGCTAGGCTTGTAGTCGAGAACAACGACGCCGGCTTCTGTGAGTTCATCAATGAACGCCGATCGTTCTCCATGATAGAGACAATGGGGAACAAGGTTGGTGAATTTAAGACAAGAATGGACTGCCGACCTGATTGTGGCGGCGTATGTAGCGATCATGTCCTGATTGAAAGCGAAATACCATTTACGTATCATATTTTAGGCGATCCTTATCGGAGCGTTGCGCGATGCAAAATGGACAGCCGCATTGACTTGATCGGAAAAGAGCGAAGGGTGCCGATCGAGCTACGGCAACAACTTTCTAGCCGTTAAGCAACCGCATAAGATATTGTCCATACCCCGTCTTCAGAAAAGGCTGTGCGCTTGTTTTAAGTTGTTCAGCGTCAATATAGCCTAAACGGAAGGCAATTTCTTCAAGACACGCAATCTTCAGTCCCTGTCGGGATTCCACGGTTTGGACAAATTGCCCGGCTGACAAGAGCGATTCATGCGTTCCCGTATCGAGCCAGGCATAACCGCGTCCCATGAGTTCGACCCGCAAGTTCTCTCTCTTGAGATATTCTTTATTCACATCTGTAATTTCAAGCTCTCCGCGGGCAGAGGGCGCGAGGTTACGTGCAATGTTCACCACATCGTTATCATAGAAATATAATCCTGTTACAGCGTAGGATGACTTGGGGTTTTGAGGTTTCTCTTCAATATCGATCACACGCTTGTCTTTATCGAAGGCGACAACGCCATACCGTTCCGGGTCACCGACATGATACCCGAAGACGGTGGCTCCAGACAGGGTATTGGTAAGGGCATTTTTAAGTAACCCAGGGAGGTCGTGCCCGAAGAAGATATTGTCACCTAAAATGAGGCTGACATTTTTGTCCTCGATAAAGTCTTCGCCAATGACAAAAGCCTGGGCAATACCTTCAGGCTTGGGCTGTTCTTTGTATTCAATCGAGATCCCCCAATTACTGCCGTCTCCCAAGAGGTCTCGGAAACGAGGAATATCAGTTGGTGTGGAAATGACCAGAATATCTCGAATTCCCGCCATCATGAGAACAGACAGGGGATAATAAATCATGGGTTTGTCAAAAATCGGCATGAGCTGTTTGCTCACCGACATTGTGAGAGGATAAAGGCGTGTTCCGGAACCACCGGCAAGAACAATACCTTTCCAGTTCCGGGCTTCAGGGTGCGAGGAATAATTCAGCACTATCGTCTCCTTCGTATCGTTGTCGTATCGCTGTTGCTGCCCATATTACGCGTGATTGCGCCGATAGCACGCTTTTGATGCGTTGTCATTATTCGCATTAAAAGCGCCATGAACTTCGCTATGCGATGATGTGCTTCGGTTCGGTGTACGTAATAGGGGGAATGTATTTCCGGCATGGACGATGTGTCATAAATTTTGCTAAGTATTTTTCGTTGTCATCAAACCAAGCCGGTCTCTATTATTCTAGGAGCCGGCAGACAGAACGAGGCAAGACCGTATGACCACGGGGTTAGCCCATAACGGCGTGGTACGGGGCGTCTATTCCAGCGAGAGTATGTCCTCGGTGGGCTTCGGAACAACCCGGCGTCGTGTCAAGCAAATGTTTTTTATTTTTGTTGAAGAGCAGGCTGGAGAAATTATTGAATATCAGCTCCTTAACTCCAATTTCGTGCCGTCTGGTCAAAAAAAGAAGATTACTCGGCAAGAACTCTTCAAAAATTTTGTTCCCGAGCCTTCGCTTTTTTTGAATACGGTGAAGCCGCTTATGCGCCGCGTCAACGAGTCTATCTCATTGGCTGATGGACATCGTGAACAAGGACGTCTTTTTTCCGCTGAATTTGAATATAAAAATGTCTTGCGTATCGACGAGGAACATATCCGCGCAACATTTGGGCTGGGCCTGACTTACTTTGAGCAGGGTGAGCGGCATAATGCAGACTTGATTTTTCGTCGTTTAGCAGGGCTTGATGGTGCATTTATGCCAGAGCATAAACACCTCTTCAACGAGTTTGGTATTCAGATGCGTAAGAATAAGATGTATGATCAAGCCTTACGCTATTATGGGAAGGCCATTCGTTTATGTAAAACAGACGAAAATCTTTTTTATAATATGGCGAGAGTTTTATTGGAGAGAGGGCGTCCGTCCAAAGCTCTGCATTTTGTTGAGCGTTCTCTTGCCGTGAACCCTGATCTTGAAGCGTCGCAGACTTTGTCGGCGATTATTCATAAGAAATTAAAGAAGAGTAACCGATAATATCACTTTATGCTTGTGAGGACGATGCTTCATGGCCAGTACGTTTCTCGGACAGTATTTATTGCAGAAAAACGCGGTGAGTGAAAAGGCGCTCAACGAAGCTCTCGCTTATCAGCGAAAAGCGAATAACCGCATTGGAGAGTTGGCGATCCAAGAAGGCGTACTTTCACGAAAGGCCGTTGAAGCTATTATCGCTGCCCAGCGAGAAACGGACGCGAGCTTTGGCGATTTGGCCGTGCGGTTAGGATACCTGAGCCAAAGGCAGATTGATGATTTGTTGTTCAAGCAAAAGGTGCACAGTGTCTATCTGGGCGAAGCCCTTCTTGAATTGGGTCACCTTTCTGCAGAACAGTACTGTCATCTGCTTGATGAATATGTCGATGAAAAAAAGAAGCGACAAGAAAATGTTCATTATTTGTTAGAAGGCTATCCTGAGAATCGGTTTCTGAGCCAAATGACGGAAGCCTTACAGAAAGCGTTTTTTCGCTTTGCCGGAGCCAGTGTACTCCTGTACCACATCGGAGTTGATGAGCAGAAAGAGGAATTATCTTCAGAAAGTGATCTTCTCGGGTATGCGTTCTATGGGAAAATTCCTGGCAAAGGATGTATTTATAGTGTGTTGCGTGCCTCAGCATCAACATTTGCCCGCTTGGAAGAAACTGCGGCTCCCTCTCCTCTGAGACCCAAAGGCCCTCTTTTGCTTGATATTCTTGAAGTAACAACCCGGTATTTTATCCGATTTCTTGAAGAAGACGGAAACCATCTTGAAAATTCGGTATGGCGACGTATTTCTGAAGAAGAAATCGCGCAAAACGTTACTCATGGTGCACAGATTGATTTCGATAGCCAACAGGGCCGGTTGGAGTTGTTTTTTACTTTGACGAAAGACCCCGACGCAGTGATGGAACCGAAAGAATAAGGTGAGCATATCGTCTGGAGCAGGAAGAGAGCATAATGCCAATTGGCAACAGAAGGATACGGGAATTAGTATGGAAATTCTTGGAGTTTATACGACAAGCCGGAAGGAAAAAGTGGGTGATGGTGGTATGCGCAAGGAATATATCCACTCCATCTATTGGCTTGTGGTGACCTTGGGAGAAAATAGCTACATTGCCGTTGCATTGAATGACACCAATCTGCCCACATCCGTTTATAACGTGGTGACGACCGAAGAGCTTTTAAAATCATATACGCCTGATCCCAAATATTATTTGAAAAATGTTTATCCCGTCATCCGCTCGCTTCAAACCAAGCTGAAAACTCCGGAAGGAGCCGCAACAGCCTCAGAACTTAGTGAACGTGAACGGCATTTTCTCGTTGCACTCAAATTGGACGACATTTCGAAGAGGAGTGAGGAATCAGGATTCTCCAGAGCTCGGCGGATTATTTTGGGGACTCCCTTGGATGAGGGAGAATTCAATTTTGCGCAACGCAAGCAACTCAATACGTTTGGTATCAGCCTGCGGAAACAAAAGAATTATGATGAGGCCATTAAGTTTTATCAAAAAGGCCTCGAGGTCAATCCTGACGATGATCATCTCGTCTTCAATATTGCCCGTGCGTATTTTGAGAAAGGACTTATCGCTCCATGTAAGCGTTTGCTTGAAAAGGCCTTGTCCATGAACCCAGAATTGAAAGAAGCTCGACGATTTGCCGAGTTTTTAGAGACGCAAGGAAAAAGAGCTGGGAGTGGCAGAAGTATGCCACAAAAGTCGGAGAGGACATCGGGGTAAGTAGGTCATTTTTTTGACATGATCCTTGTGTCGCCTTGTAATTATCCGAAAAAATAGTGCATTTATTTCGGCACATGAATTGCTTTTCATGGGAAGAACTACAATTCCCAGGAGAGATTGTCATGAATGTCGAATTGATGGGCATTTTTCAGCAGAAAGAGACGCGTCTTTCCTTCGTCGACGGAGCACTCAAGGAAGGCCCAGTTAAAACGAATTTCATTGTTGTACGCTTGGAAGATACATATTATTACGTCCGGCCTATTGATGATCGTTTGCGGCCTCAGGGGCGTGGACGCCTTGTTCTGGAAGATGAATTTCTCACCGATTTTTTGCCTGATCCGGCGTTCTTTTTTCAATGCCTTCATCCCGTCATGGTGTCACTGAGAAAGCGGATTCAATCTGTCGGCGGGAATATTAAATCACTTACTCCTAATACGCTGGAAAAACGCGTATTGGGATTATTCCAGCTTGCAGATGCGGTGAAAGACCAAACGCATAATGGCTTCGTGCTGGCTCTTCGGCTTGCTGTTTCCGCGCCGTTGACGGCAACAGCAGCGAGACATGCATTGGTTCAGCATTATTTTACCTTGGCTAATCGATTGCATACCGCGCATCACGATGAGCAGGCTGTGCTCTATTTACGACATGCTTTGGGACTTGATCCTGCAGATAAGCGTGTCTTATCGTTGTTGCGCGAATTGTATGCCGAGTCTGGAATAAAGCGAGAAGAAGAAACTGACCTCAGGCAGGTTGTATAGATCAACCTGCCGTCATCGTTTTGAAACGCGTCAATAAAAGCGCGGGAGATGAAGAGACAGTCTGTTTTATACAGCTGGAGTCTTTTCGTTATCCTGCGTTTCTGTTTTTTGGGGGCGCAACGTCGTGAACAGCGCAGTCATCTGCTTGAGAAATCGACCGATCTGCACACCAGGAAGTGATTTGAATTCATCGTTTTGTTGATGCAACCGCGTGTTTTCGGCTTCAAGAGATTCTATTTGAGCGAGCAATCGTGCCTCTCGATTTCCCGCTTCGCGGCGTACGGTGGCAAGTTCGCGATGGATTTTATTGAGAATATATGATTGAGCTGCCATTCCTCCATGAAGGACATCAAACGCGACAGTAACGGTTTGGACTGTAATGTCTTCGGGGATGGTAAAGATAAAGCGCGGATTGCGTGCGGCAAAATCAAAAATACCATTGTCCTGATAGAGTGCGTTATGTCCGCTTGGCGTCAGTGTGTGGGCGTTGCCAGACGAATCTTCACATGAAGTTGCTACCAGGGTAATAACAGCGGAATCGTGCATCGGATCGAATCGAAGCCGTTTGGCATCGGGGAATGCGCTAATATCGAAATGAACCTGTTTCGTTTCTGGATCGAAGCGGGCAGACATACTATCCCGTTCGGAGAACTCTGCTCCACGGTCTATATATAGTCTTGAAAGGACTGGTTTTTCGTTTTCAATTTTCGCTTGGCATGCGAGGTGTTCATATCGAATACGACTTCCCAAAAGATAGAACGTTCGTTCTGTGAGTTCCGGTTCCGCAAAGAGGGTGGACAATACCGGAGGAATAGTTTTTCCCACGGCCACGATGCCGAGGCCATGTGAGAATGCGAACTCAAGACTGGGAAAATGATTTTTGATATCCTGCCATAATCGCCACACGCCGAATTGATCCCGCCAGACATTGATATCATGAAGAATGACGACTCCCTGAGGGCTCATTTTGGGGAGCCAGCCGGAAAAATCATGTTCGACTGCATCAAGTGTATGATAGCCGTCAATGTGTAAAAGATCGATGGAGGCATCAGGCATTTCAGCAAGCGCTTCATCAAAGGTGGACCGTTTGAGCGTGGAGAACTGACCATAGAGGGGATCATGGTAGGCTGTGAGTTCTTCATAAACATTTGACGCATAGCGACCGGCATGTTCGTCACCTGCGAAGGTATCGACACCGGTGCAGGTTGTTTCAAGGTGAAAGACATCAACGGCCTGGCAAAAAGCCAGATAGGAATTTCCCGTATGAACCCCAAGTTCGACAAATCGTTTGGGCCGCATGGTTTCCATAAGGTACAATGCAAACGGAATGTGTTCTACCCACGCATAGGGAGGAACAATGTGTCGTGGAGAGAGGGATGCGGAGAGGCTTCGGAGAATCGTATCCATAGGTAACCTCGTTTGGGAGTGAATTAGGCTTTGAAAAAATCGTCAATTCAGGCTAAGCCCGCGGCGACGGACAAGGAATTGTAATCCAATCGGCAACAGATGGGAACGCAATGACGTTCCTTTATGCGCTCTGCGTTTTTTACAGCACTTCGGCCTGCAGGATGTTTGTACAATGAGTTGGTATGCTTTTATCGGCGCCATCGAACAAGGCTTTGTCTACGGCCTGATGGTTCTTGGCGTATATTTAACGTTTCGTGTTCTCGATTTTCCCGACCTTACCGTGGACGGGAGTCTCCCCCTTGGCGCAGCGGTTTCGTCTGTTGCCATTACCGCTGGAGTAGATCCATTCGCTTCGCTGTTTTTGGCCATGGGGGCTGGGTTCATTGCTGGCATGATAACGGGATTTCTCAATACAAAATTGAAAATCCTTCATTTGTTGTCGAGCATTTTGACCATGATCGCTCTCTATTCCATTAATATTCGTATCATGGGAAGGCCGAACCTGACGTTGCTCGGTAAACCCACCGTGCTCGATTCTTTAACCGGGATGGGGCTTCCGCCTTCATTGGCTGGCCCGGTGTTGTACGGATTGATTTCGATCATTGCGGTCATTGCGTTGATCTGGTTTCTACATACTGAACTCGGTCTTGCCATTCAGGCCACGGGTGACAATTCCCGTATGATTGTCAGCCAGGGCGTGAATACACATATCATGATCATTGGCGGCGTCGGACTCTCCAATGCGCTTGTTGCTTTGAGTGGTGCTCTCGTGGCGCAGAATCAGGGAGCAGCCGACGTAAACATGGGCGTGGGGACCATTGTCGCCGGATTGGCTTCTGTCATCATCGGCGAGACGCTGTTCGGTAAAGGCGGCGTGGTTCGGTGTGTTATTTCATGCCTGCTTGGATCTGTTGCCTATCGATTGGCGATTGCGTTGGCACTTGGTATGAAAATCGGTACATTTTCGTTTGAACCGAGCGACCTCAACCTGATTACCGCGTTGGTTGTTGTTGCTGCCCTGACTGCTCCTATGCTCAAAAAGAAGTTGGCGACATCATGATCAACCTTCACTCGATCATAAAATATTTTCATAAAGGCAGTGTCAACGAGGTGCTTGCTCTGCGCCAGATTTCGCTTCGTATAGAACAAGGTGATTTCATTACCGTCATTGGTTCAAACGGAGCGGGAAAATCGACCTTGTTAAATTGTCTGGCAGGGTGCTTTTTTCCGGATTCGGGCTCGATCTCGTTTAATGAAACCGATATTACCTCGTGGCCGGAACATCGTCGTGCGAGTTTTCTTGGGCGCGTTTTTCAGGACCCGTTGTTGGGTACGTGCGCATCGTTGTCGATTGAGCAAAATATGGCGTTGGCTGCACTGCGTGGGAAACGTCGAGGCTTGTCCTTGGGCGTCAAACGTCGAGAAAAAGCCATGTTTCGCGAACGACTTGCCTCATTGGGGCTCGGTCTGGAAAATCGTTTACGCGATAAAGTCGGGTTATTGTCTGGTGGGCAACGTCAGGCGCTGACAATGCTCATGGCAACGCTGCAACAACCCGAAGCCTTGTTGCTTGACGAACATACAGCCGCTTTGGACCCGAAAACGGCTCGGCAAATTCTCGACATCACCCAGAAGATTGTTGCCGATAGAGGTCTGACTGCGCTTATGGTCACGCACAATATGAATCAGGCCATCAAGATGGGAAATCGGCTTATTATGTTACACCGCGGTCAGATTATTCTCGACATTGAAGGCGAGGAAAAGAAAAACCTGACGGTGGAAGAATTGCTTGAGCGATTCTACAGTCTTAAAGCTGACGACGAAATGACGTCTGACCGAATGCTTTTGGTGTAATACCCAAAGTTCTTGCCAATAACTGGACATGCCGGACCGATAAGCCCAAAGAAGGGAATGTGTTGGGGCGGGCTTGTTGGGATTGAGAGTTGATAATCACATTGACCCCGAGCCGGTATGTCACAAAACAACAAAAGGAGCGGCCACGCCATGGAGCGGACCCTTTCCATTATTAAACCTGACGCGGTTGAGCGTAATCTGTCCGGTGCTATTCTTGCCATGATTCAGGAAGCCGGCTTGACGGTGAAAGCCATGAAAATGATTCAGCTCTCTAAGAAACAGGCTGAAGGTTTCTATGCCG includes the following:
- a CDS encoding glycosyltransferase family 61 protein; protein product: MIRKWYFAFNQDMIATYAATIRSAVHSCLKFTNLVPHCLYHGERSAFIDELTEAGVVVLDYKPSYFQIANWMEHGINPANPLLLRSDISLMEQEDEFVLYSDIGVLFLKEASFDAVTPQYIAMAPSLERDSAHTTSSGVMVINVPAVRATRDDFYRYLAACLPALSAPGADPMASYYQGVCEELPHTFAWKPYWGIEPKAKIIHFHRPTPTEAEEALHNIKESPDGQFAQYILRSTEAYELYLRKYNEITRDADRRFKRAIMPVGQLIGVVNNCAHIIIRRSNTAIRQVTVDVFADEVLVNRKFIPFSPNQNAIDTVIPINPTAALTTKTRIDVRFSFCQHSFQKSPVTVEPLLGSKQPPLVSGPIHSVSITDDIPLLDDVQKGSIPARDFNNQVFLDTPTLDANPLPLSQVPIVNYRAPETHCRKLQNAFVCMPDGVVFLENASLVRETCYFEQAFNSLRIGKVSHWGNDFYYIKEIGHGPDIETPVALLATPVSSTSYSHFLAYCLPNILVLRDTVARTGAKYLTPALEDWQFDLLNLAGIQEEDLLIWPHLAVSRVNELYIASSLLKTPMGPHPALGWIFQEMIKRSSTTNSASTHSDRSLVYLKRFGEISQFSNEAEVIRRLQEAGFYILDPLESTVHEIIQTIHNARFIVGAHTDSLVNILFGSPGCQVLHIGLRQLRLPQAASFAAIQGLRYAYIEATPSKEESGHFSVSIDDLLHTIDAMLRTRSLTTNIHLKMDA
- the rfbA gene encoding glucose-1-phosphate thymidylyltransferase RfbA produces the protein MNYSSHPEARNWKGIVLAGGSGTRLYPLTMSVSKQLMPIFDKPMIYYPLSVLMMAGIRDILVISTPTDIPRFRDLLGDGSNWGISIEYKEQPKPEGIAQAFVIGEDFIEDKNVSLILGDNIFFGHDLPGLLKNALTNTLSGATVFGYHVGDPERYGVVAFDKDKRVIDIEEKPQNPKSSYAVTGLYFYDNDVVNIARNLAPSARGELEITDVNKEYLKRENLRVELMGRGYAWLDTGTHESLLSAGQFVQTVESRQGLKIACLEEIAFRLGYIDAEQLKTSAQPFLKTGYGQYLMRLLNG
- a CDS encoding tetratricopeptide repeat protein gives rise to the protein MTTGLAHNGVVRGVYSSESMSSVGFGTTRRRVKQMFFIFVEEQAGEIIEYQLLNSNFVPSGQKKKITRQELFKNFVPEPSLFLNTVKPLMRRVNESISLADGHREQGRLFSAEFEYKNVLRIDEEHIRATFGLGLTYFEQGERHNADLIFRRLAGLDGAFMPEHKHLFNEFGIQMRKNKMYDQALRYYGKAIRLCKTDENLFYNMARVLLERGRPSKALHFVERSLAVNPDLEASQTLSAIIHKKLKKSNR
- a CDS encoding tetratricopeptide repeat protein, with translation MEILGVYTTSRKEKVGDGGMRKEYIHSIYWLVVTLGENSYIAVALNDTNLPTSVYNVVTTEELLKSYTPDPKYYLKNVYPVIRSLQTKLKTPEGAATASELSERERHFLVALKLDDISKRSEESGFSRARRIILGTPLDEGEFNFAQRKQLNTFGISLRKQKNYDEAIKFYQKGLEVNPDDDHLVFNIARAYFEKGLIAPCKRLLEKALSMNPELKEARRFAEFLETQGKRAGSGRSMPQKSERTSG
- a CDS encoding class I SAM-dependent methyltransferase, which encodes MDTILRSLSASLSPRHIVPPYAWVEHIPFALYLMETMRPKRFVELGVHTGNSYLAFCQAVDVFHLETTCTGVDTFAGDEHAGRYASNVYEELTAYHDPLYGQFSTLKRSTFDEALAEMPDASIDLLHIDGYHTLDAVEHDFSGWLPKMSPQGVVILHDINVWRDQFGVWRLWQDIKNHFPSLEFAFSHGLGIVAVGKTIPPVLSTLFAEPELTERTFYLLGSRIRYEHLACQAKIENEKPVLSRLYIDRGAEFSERDSMSARFDPETKQVHFDISAFPDAKRLRFDPMHDSAVITLVATSCEDSSGNAHTLTPSGHNALYQDNGIFDFAARNPRFIFTIPEDITVQTVTVAFDVLHGGMAAQSYILNKIHRELATVRREAGNREARLLAQIESLEAENTRLHQQNDEFKSLPGVQIGRFLKQMTALFTTLRPQKTETQDNEKTPAV
- a CDS encoding ABC transporter permease; the protein is MSWYAFIGAIEQGFVYGLMVLGVYLTFRVLDFPDLTVDGSLPLGAAVSSVAITAGVDPFASLFLAMGAGFIAGMITGFLNTKLKILHLLSSILTMIALYSINIRIMGRPNLTLLGKPTVLDSLTGMGLPPSLAGPVLYGLISIIAVIALIWFLHTELGLAIQATGDNSRMIVSQGVNTHIMIIGGVGLSNALVALSGALVAQNQGAADVNMGVGTIVAGLASVIIGETLFGKGGVVRCVISCLLGSVAYRLAIALALGMKIGTFSFEPSDLNLITALVVVAALTAPMLKKKLATS
- a CDS encoding ABC transporter ATP-binding protein; this translates as MINLHSIIKYFHKGSVNEVLALRQISLRIEQGDFITVIGSNGAGKSTLLNCLAGCFFPDSGSISFNETDITSWPEHRRASFLGRVFQDPLLGTCASLSIEQNMALAALRGKRRGLSLGVKRREKAMFRERLASLGLGLENRLRDKVGLLSGGQRQALTMLMATLQQPEALLLDEHTAALDPKTARQILDITQKIVADRGLTALMVTHNMNQAIKMGNRLIMLHRGQIILDIEGEEKKNLTVEELLERFYSLKADDEMTSDRMLLV